From Natronincola ferrireducens, the proteins below share one genomic window:
- a CDS encoding efflux RND transporter periplasmic adaptor subunit, translating to MKKKKVVGIIVIVIIALGAGAFAMNKGKAIEVNGAPVERGMITDYVEELGTVKVKNQRNIYSGGAGQVTEVLVELGDVVKQGDALVRLDNQQLLRQIEELEAQRRSITAQYHEALNTIDDKEIEKLQLQLTTVDRKLQEAQRVLENTQKLYEAGAISGEEYQRAQLEVDLLNNQYKGIQLDIALLQKPLSENIATQYEAQLQQIAIQLETLNSQKGDFIITAPIDGTVLTKSVEKGSYLQPGMVIMELGDTGELYIESDILVGDIGGVQEGSLVELINRDLAIEGLKGRVRRIHPQAFSKLSDLGIEQKRITVEITIEDAVANLRPGYDLDVKIIVERRENVLWIPEGAIFQQEGKDFVFVNRDNTAVLQEIEKGLESNRRVEVVRGLEEGEEVILSPDENLTVGATIRVNKK from the coding sequence ATGAAAAAAAAGAAGGTCGTAGGAATTATTGTTATCGTCATAATTGCCCTAGGGGCAGGGGCTTTTGCTATGAATAAAGGGAAAGCCATTGAAGTGAACGGGGCCCCAGTTGAAAGGGGTATGATAACTGATTATGTGGAGGAACTGGGGACAGTTAAGGTGAAAAATCAAAGAAATATTTATAGTGGAGGGGCAGGACAGGTTACAGAGGTGTTGGTGGAATTAGGAGATGTGGTGAAGCAGGGGGATGCTTTAGTAAGATTAGATAATCAGCAGCTTCTTAGACAAATAGAGGAACTGGAGGCCCAAAGGAGAAGCATCACAGCCCAATATCATGAAGCCCTCAACACCATCGACGATAAAGAGATAGAAAAACTACAGCTTCAATTAACCACTGTGGATAGAAAATTACAGGAGGCCCAAAGGGTATTGGAAAATACTCAGAAGCTTTATGAAGCTGGGGCTATTAGTGGTGAAGAATATCAGAGGGCCCAGTTGGAAGTAGATCTGTTAAACAATCAATATAAAGGAATTCAGCTGGATATAGCTTTACTTCAAAAGCCTTTATCTGAAAATATTGCCACCCAATATGAAGCCCAGCTTCAACAAATTGCTATTCAACTTGAGACATTAAATAGCCAAAAAGGAGATTTTATCATAACAGCTCCCATTGATGGAACAGTATTAACCAAAAGTGTAGAAAAGGGCAGCTATCTTCAGCCGGGAATGGTGATTATGGAACTGGGGGATACTGGAGAACTGTATATTGAAAGTGATATTTTAGTAGGAGATATAGGGGGAGTTCAAGAGGGGTCCCTTGTAGAACTGATAAATAGGGATTTAGCCATAGAAGGGTTAAAGGGTAGGGTAAGAAGGATTCATCCCCAAGCCTTTAGTAAGCTATCGGATTTAGGGATAGAACAAAAACGAATTACGGTAGAAATAACGATAGAGGATGCTGTTGCCAATCTTCGACCAGGCTATGATTTAGATGTAAAAATCATAGTGGAAAGAAGAGAAAATGTACTATGGATACCTGAGGGTGCTATTTTTCAGCAGGAAGGCAAGGATTTCGTCTTTGTCAATAGAGACAACACAGCAGTCCTTCAGGAGATAGAAAAAGGCCTGGAGAGTAATAGAAGGGTAGAGGTTGTTAGGGGGTTAGAAGAAGGAGAGGAAGTTATTCTTTCTCCTGATGAGAACTTAACTGTTGGAGCTACTATAAGGGTTAATAAAAAATGA
- the pgsB gene encoding poly-gamma-glutamate synthase PgsB, which yields MGLILFIIMIALFLGILEKKTHQKRVESIPLRVNVNGIRGKSTATRLITGILKEAGLKTVGKTTGTQARMIYWFTHEEKPIKRKPQGPNIGEQIKIVEEAAKLKAQALVSECMAVKPDYQIIFQEQMVQANVGVIVNVLEDHMDVLGPTLDEVAEAFTATIPYNGHLIITQGPYVEYFKKVAAKRGTKVTIADTSKVSEEYLRKFHYILFPENVAIGMAVAEALEIEEEVALRGMLNAQPDPGVLQVLTVGDSKTPAYFVNGFAANDAASTLNIWKRIEELGYPTQDAVMLMNCRSDRVDRTEQFAQDVLPNIPADVIVVIGGTVSPIVEAYKAGKLPVNKIINLEGKNSEEIYEVIQQYFSNRVIYGMGNIHGSAEPLVEMLEEKQGKEKVAEKDLAEAS from the coding sequence ATGGGACTTATACTTTTTATCATTATGATTGCACTATTTCTAGGTATATTAGAAAAGAAAACCCATCAAAAAAGGGTAGAATCCATTCCATTGCGGGTGAATGTCAATGGTATTCGAGGTAAGTCTACCGCCACCAGATTAATTACTGGAATTTTAAAGGAGGCTGGTCTGAAAACCGTAGGGAAAACAACTGGAACCCAGGCTAGGATGATTTACTGGTTTACCCATGAAGAAAAACCTATTAAGCGAAAGCCTCAGGGACCCAATATAGGGGAACAGATCAAAATTGTAGAAGAGGCGGCTAAACTAAAGGCCCAAGCCCTTGTAAGTGAATGTATGGCGGTTAAGCCAGACTATCAAATTATTTTTCAAGAGCAAATGGTACAGGCTAATGTAGGGGTTATCGTAAATGTATTGGAGGATCATATGGATGTTTTAGGTCCAACCCTAGATGAGGTGGCAGAGGCCTTTACAGCCACCATACCCTACAATGGGCATCTCATTATTACCCAAGGCCCCTATGTAGAATATTTTAAAAAAGTTGCTGCAAAGCGTGGAACCAAGGTAACTATTGCTGATACTTCCAAGGTTTCGGAGGAGTACTTAAGGAAATTTCACTATATTTTGTTCCCTGAAAATGTGGCCATTGGAATGGCTGTAGCAGAAGCATTGGAGATAGAGGAGGAAGTAGCCCTCAGGGGTATGTTAAATGCTCAACCAGACCCTGGGGTACTACAAGTCTTAACTGTGGGGGATTCCAAGACACCGGCCTATTTTGTCAATGGTTTTGCTGCCAATGATGCGGCTTCTACCCTTAATATTTGGAAGCGTATTGAAGAATTGGGGTATCCGACACAGGATGCAGTTATGCTAATGAACTGCCGTAGCGATCGTGTAGACCGCACCGAACAGTTTGCCCAAGATGTACTTCCCAACATCCCAGCGGATGTTATCGTTGTTATAGGGGGAACCGTAAGTCCTATTGTAGAAGCCTACAAGGCAGGAAAACTTCCTGTAAACAAGATTATCAATCTAGAGGGGAAAAATAGTGAGGAAATATATGAGGTAATTCAACAATACTTCTCAAATCGTGTTATCTATGGTATGGGAAATATCCATGGCTCTGCTGAACCTTTAGTGGAGATGCTGGAAGAAAAGCAAGGGAAAGAAAAAGTGGCAGAGAAGGATTTGGCAGAGGCCAGTTAA
- the pgsC gene encoding poly-gamma-glutamate biosynthesis protein PgsC yields MYGSDLYIAMVLGVILSLIYVEKTGILPAGLIVPGYIALVFDQPILLLVIFSLSFITYLIVMKGIGRITILYGRRKFAAMLVTAVVLKLAFDALYPVMPFEIFEFRGIGVVVPGLLANGIEKQGLIHTVTSSIFLSGITFLMMMIYYAV; encoded by the coding sequence ATGTACGGGTCAGATTTATATATAGCAATGGTTTTAGGTGTTATTCTTAGTTTGATTTATGTAGAAAAAACAGGGATTCTACCAGCGGGTCTTATTGTACCAGGATATATAGCCTTGGTTTTTGACCAGCCTATATTACTTTTAGTGATATTTTCTTTAAGCTTTATCACCTACTTAATTGTCATGAAGGGAATAGGTAGAATTACAATTTTATATGGTCGTAGAAAATTTGCGGCTATGTTGGTTACAGCGGTTGTTCTTAAACTGGCTTTTGATGCCCTTTATCCTGTTATGCCCTTTGAAATCTTTGAATTCCGTGGCATCGGGGTAGTTGTTCCAGGACTTTTAGCAAATGGCATTGAAAAACAAGGATTGATTCATACTGTAACAAGCTCTATTTTCTTAAGTGGCATCACATTTTTGATGATGATGATTTACTATGCAGTTTAA
- a CDS encoding CapA family protein: MKKSLTFQEKLTKIIKRQKKLATTHVIIALIFAVILMTTLNFIDRNIDRSFAIEIQQEEDVQFTATMVGDVMLGRHVEEVIKRYGYDYLTKYFQPYFTASDYVTLNFEQPIVIRDEEAERADKKIHFKIGSEAATALKEMNVTTVNLANNHMIDYGQVGLEDTFRAFEEIGLEFVGAGRNLREAQQILYQTFDDITVATIGLADFQYDNYFATRSRGGILRADPSIFMPLVMEAKENADLVMVHVHWGAEYDNKPHPRQVEIGRALSDAGADIVIGHHPHVLQPIEVYNDTVIFYSLGNFIFDQGMTTRRETAIVQYKLDKEGKARVEVTPMWIREGRPRPITGILKSYRTNRIYNHLTKKLTEEDSWFYDGDKLTIELHHSHVIQ; encoded by the coding sequence ATGAAAAAATCACTTACATTTCAGGAAAAGTTAACAAAAATCATTAAACGACAAAAAAAGCTTGCCACAACCCATGTAATTATTGCTCTAATCTTTGCTGTAATCTTGATGACAACACTAAATTTTATAGATAGAAATATCGATAGAAGTTTTGCTATAGAAATACAGCAGGAGGAGGATGTACAATTTACAGCCACCATGGTAGGAGACGTAATGTTGGGGAGGCATGTGGAGGAAGTCATAAAGAGATATGGATATGATTACTTAACGAAGTACTTTCAACCCTATTTCACAGCATCCGACTATGTTACTTTAAATTTTGAACAACCTATTGTGATTCGAGATGAGGAGGCGGAAAGAGCTGATAAAAAGATTCATTTTAAAATTGGTTCCGAAGCAGCAACGGCTCTAAAGGAAATGAATGTTACAACTGTAAATTTAGCCAACAACCACATGATCGACTATGGTCAGGTGGGTCTTGAAGATACTTTTCGAGCTTTCGAAGAAATTGGTTTAGAATTTGTGGGGGCTGGTAGAAATTTAAGGGAGGCCCAACAAATACTTTATCAAACCTTTGATGATATAACGGTAGCTACAATAGGATTAGCTGATTTTCAATACGATAACTATTTTGCCACTCGAAGCAGAGGAGGTATTCTCAGAGCTGATCCAAGTATTTTTATGCCTTTGGTGATGGAGGCCAAAGAAAATGCTGATTTAGTTATGGTTCATGTCCATTGGGGGGCAGAATATGATAATAAACCCCATCCTAGACAGGTGGAAATAGGCAGGGCCCTAAGTGATGCGGGGGCAGATATTGTTATAGGCCATCATCCCCATGTTCTACAACCAATAGAAGTTTACAATGATACGGTGATTTTTTATAGTCTAGGGAATTTTATTTTTGATCAAGGAATGACCACTAGAAGAGAAACCGCAATTGTTCAATATAAATTAGACAAAGAGGGGAAGGCTCGGGTTGAAGTCACTCCTATGTGGATCAGGGAGGGTAGACCAAGACCTATTACCGGTATTTTGAAGTCCTATCGTACAAATAGAATTTATAATCATCTTACAAAAAAGCTGACGGAGGAAGACAGTTGGTTTTATGATGGGGACAAATTGACTATTGAACTACACCATTCCCATGTTATACAATAG
- the ggt gene encoding gamma-glutamyltransferase: MHKTTVRKVAFTVLMVFVFGIVNYGVMYEGLAYDDFQVYAPSILEEQESPLIGYGVSAAHPLAVEAGMKVLEKGGTAVDAAIAVTYVLSVVEPYGSGIGGGGAMLIYPSDDQEPVVFDYRETMPLSGEMPYKAIGIPGLVKGMEAVHGAFGSIEMAQLIDPAIQLAEEGFEVNKILADRIRLAAYRMPVSQLPHFYPRGKAIEKGAILKQSELANTLRILQKEGADAFYKGKIAKAIVGGVKGIEATDLEEYRVEEKEPAKGEFGGYEILSGGAPLGGISLIQSLTMAEMLGFNNDTYDTADFIHLVYEVTKKSYRDRLLYIGDPNFVDVPVDKLLDEEYLTKKAKEITKNNITRGYELFDTPADQGNHNNTTHFVVVDGDGMMVSATHSLSQFFGSGQYVDGFFLNNQLRNFALSNSSPNRVEGGKRPRSFIAPTILTKDGNPVLGIGTPGGTNIPILLTQTIMRIVKMKENVQQAIEAPRFYFDGDVIYLEGDISYLDRKKLTDLGYKIVVSQPTLAYGGVHALYIDYENSTIEGGADARRGGTAEVFLYDNKPGGKQKHEKNH; encoded by the coding sequence ATGCACAAAACAACAGTAAGAAAAGTTGCTTTTACAGTTTTAATGGTCTTTGTTTTTGGCATTGTAAATTATGGGGTGATGTATGAAGGATTAGCCTATGATGATTTTCAAGTCTATGCCCCTTCCATTCTAGAAGAACAAGAAAGTCCCTTAATAGGATATGGTGTAAGTGCTGCTCATCCCCTGGCAGTAGAGGCAGGGATGAAGGTATTAGAAAAAGGTGGTACTGCTGTGGATGCTGCCATTGCTGTTACCTATGTATTAAGTGTGGTAGAACCCTATGGCTCTGGTATTGGAGGGGGGGGAGCTATGCTAATCTATCCATCCGATGATCAGGAACCAGTTGTTTTTGACTACCGTGAAACGATGCCCTTATCAGGAGAAATGCCCTATAAAGCTATAGGAATACCTGGGTTAGTAAAGGGGATGGAAGCAGTCCATGGGGCCTTTGGTTCCATAGAGATGGCCCAGCTAATCGACCCCGCCATTCAATTAGCAGAAGAGGGCTTTGAGGTAAATAAAATACTAGCCGATAGAATACGATTAGCCGCCTATAGAATGCCTGTCTCCCAATTACCTCATTTTTATCCTAGGGGGAAAGCTATAGAAAAAGGTGCTATTCTAAAACAATCGGAGCTGGCCAACACCCTACGGATTCTTCAGAAAGAAGGGGCCGATGCCTTTTATAAAGGGAAAATAGCCAAGGCTATTGTAGGTGGAGTTAAGGGTATAGAGGCTACAGATCTAGAGGAATATAGGGTTGAAGAAAAGGAGCCTGCCAAGGGGGAATTTGGAGGATATGAAATTCTATCAGGTGGAGCCCCATTGGGAGGTATAAGCCTTATACAATCTCTGACGATGGCGGAAATGTTAGGGTTTAATAATGATACCTACGATACAGCTGATTTTATTCATCTTGTATATGAAGTCACCAAAAAAAGCTATAGGGATAGACTTTTATATATAGGGGATCCTAATTTTGTTGATGTACCGGTGGACAAGCTACTGGATGAGGAATACTTGACCAAGAAAGCCAAAGAAATTACAAAGAACAACATTACCCGAGGTTATGAACTCTTTGATACACCGGCTGATCAGGGAAACCATAACAACACAACCCATTTTGTTGTTGTTGACGGAGATGGTATGATGGTATCTGCCACCCACTCCTTGAGTCAATTTTTTGGATCGGGACAATATGTTGATGGATTTTTCTTGAATAATCAATTAAGAAACTTTGCTCTTTCCAATAGCTCCCCCAACAGAGTAGAGGGGGGGAAAAGACCCCGAAGCTTTATAGCCCCTACAATCTTGACTAAGGATGGAAATCCAGTTTTGGGAATCGGTACCCCTGGTGGGACAAATATCCCCATCCTACTAACACAAACGATTATGAGGATCGTTAAGATGAAGGAAAATGTGCAACAAGCCATTGAAGCACCCCGATTTTATTTTGACGGGGATGTCATCTATCTTGAAGGAGACATTTCCTACTTAGACAGAAAAAAATTAACGGACCTAGGCTATAAAATTGTTGTAAGCCAACCAACTTTAGCCTATGGGGGGGTCCATGCACTTTATATAGATTATGAAAACTCCACCATAGAAGGTGGAGCTGATGCCCGTCGAGGAGGGACTGCGGAAGTATTTTTGTATGACAATAAGCCTGGAGGAAAACAAAAACATGAAAAAAATCATTAA
- the wecB gene encoding non-hydrolyzing UDP-N-acetylglucosamine 2-epimerase, producing the protein MKKLKVMTIFGTRPEAIKMAPLVKKLQETEDIESILCVTAQHREMLDMVLDLFELKPQHDLNIMQHGQTISDITTKVLKGLETVLQKEKPDIVLVHGDTTTTFIGALAAFYQQIPVGHVEAGLRSGNIYSPYPEEMNRKLTGNLATLHFAPTEGNYHNLIREGIEDKVIFITGNTVIDALLQVVKEDYFFENPLLNKIDYNSKRVIVMTCHRRENWGEPMENIFKAVVEIKRKHKDVEIVFPVHLNPNIQKLSRDIMGEEEGIHLIEPLDYEPFANLLNKAHLILTDSGGIQEEAPALGKPIVVLRTETERPEAVEAGTVKVVGVEKSKIIHEVDKLLEDQAYYLQMKNALNPYGDGRACERIIHALKFYFGFNEEKPKVFKA; encoded by the coding sequence ATGAAGAAGTTAAAGGTCATGACAATATTTGGGACACGGCCGGAGGCCATCAAAATGGCTCCCCTGGTAAAAAAATTGCAGGAGACGGAGGACATAGAATCTATCCTCTGTGTAACGGCCCAACATAGGGAAATGCTAGACATGGTATTGGATTTGTTTGAGTTAAAGCCCCAACACGATTTAAACATCATGCAGCATGGTCAGACGATTTCTGACATTACCACAAAAGTATTAAAGGGATTGGAGACAGTATTACAAAAGGAAAAACCGGATATTGTACTGGTCCATGGAGATACCACCACCACCTTTATAGGTGCTTTAGCTGCATTTTATCAGCAAATTCCAGTAGGTCATGTGGAGGCTGGTCTGAGAAGCGGAAATATTTATTCCCCCTATCCCGAGGAGATGAATAGAAAACTAACGGGCAATCTAGCTACTCTCCACTTTGCTCCCACAGAGGGTAACTATCATAACCTTATTAGGGAAGGAATAGAGGATAAAGTCATATTTATTACTGGGAACACTGTCATCGATGCTCTTCTACAGGTGGTGAAGGAGGATTATTTCTTTGAAAATCCTTTGTTAAATAAAATTGATTATAATAGCAAAAGGGTTATTGTCATGACCTGTCATAGAAGGGAAAACTGGGGAGAACCCATGGAAAATATTTTTAAAGCTGTAGTAGAGATTAAAAGGAAGCATAAGGATGTAGAGATTGTCTTCCCTGTCCACCTAAATCCAAATATTCAGAAGCTCTCTCGGGATATTATGGGTGAAGAAGAGGGTATTCATTTAATAGAGCCCTTGGACTACGAACCCTTTGCAAATCTTTTAAATAAGGCCCATCTTATTTTAACGGATTCTGGGGGAATTCAGGAAGAAGCACCGGCCCTTGGAAAGCCTATTGTAGTATTAAGGACAGAAACCGAGAGACCTGAGGCGGTGGAGGCTGGAACAGTGAAGGTAGTAGGTGTAGAGAAAAGCAAAATTATTCATGAGGTGGATAAATTATTGGAGGACCAAGCATATTATTTACAGATGAAAAATGCCCTAAATCCCTATGGTGATGGAAGAGCTTGTGAAAGAATTATTCATGCTTTAAAATTTTATTTTGGCTTTAATGAAGAAAAACCTAAGGTCTTTAAAGCATAG
- a CDS encoding AtpZ/AtpI family protein, producing MPQKRKGHVLENLTLVSYIGISMTVPILGGVFAGRWLDARLQTQPIALFIFIVIGVAVAFINLFKVATKDVKKHQRK from the coding sequence ATGCCACAAAAGAGAAAAGGACATGTACTAGAAAACTTAACCTTAGTTAGTTATATTGGCATATCCATGACTGTACCTATTTTGGGTGGGGTTTTTGCAGGGCGGTGGCTTGACGCTAGACTACAGACTCAACCCATAGCTTTATTTATCTTTATCGTAATAGGGGTTGCTGTTGCCTTTATAAATCTTTTTAAGGTGGCAACCAAGGACGTCAAAAAGCATCAAAGGAAGTGA
- a CDS encoding ATP synthase subunit I: protein MSSLWDTQVKIVKGVLLLNTIIGIVGIFFVNSPMMFLTGLLFGTIMSLLNFRLLFLTLKKAVEMAPHQARVYTTSRYMLRYFIMGMILYISIKADYIHSFGTILGVITLKLVVLQKELFNDKQYFKNIFKRKEAK, encoded by the coding sequence ATGAGTTCATTATGGGATACTCAAGTGAAAATTGTAAAGGGTGTGTTGTTATTAAACACAATAATAGGGATTGTGGGGATTTTTTTTGTAAATTCGCCGATGATGTTTTTAACAGGTCTGCTGTTTGGCACCATTATGTCCCTCTTGAACTTTAGGTTGCTTTTCCTTACCCTAAAGAAGGCTGTGGAAATGGCTCCCCATCAAGCCCGTGTTTATACCACATCAAGATATATGCTGCGGTACTTTATTATGGGGATGATATTGTATATATCTATTAAAGCCGATTACATTCATAGTTTTGGTACTATTTTAGGTGTAATAACATTAAAGCTTGTTGTTTTACAAAAAGAATTGTTCAACGATAAGCAATATTTTAAAAATATATTCAAAAGAAAGGAGGCAAAATAA
- the atpB gene encoding F0F1 ATP synthase subunit A, translated as MEFGPKVIFEIPILGGIPITETVVNTWIIMIALTVLAILGGKTFKKVPRGKQNVVEVLVDAINKLTIQTMGEDKKFFGSYMGTLMIFLLFANLLGLLGLRPPTADINTTFALALLTFIMIHSFGVKRKGAGTYLKGFLEPMPFLLPLNIIGELATPISLSFRLFGNIVGGLIIMSLLYGGLIGLSSMIGLGIFPIFQAGIPVVFHLYFDVFAGVLQSFIFVMLSMVFISIAMD; from the coding sequence ATGGAGTTTGGCCCAAAAGTCATTTTTGAGATTCCTATTTTAGGAGGTATCCCTATTACAGAAACCGTAGTGAACACATGGATTATTATGATTGCTCTGACGGTGCTGGCCATCTTAGGAGGCAAAACCTTTAAAAAGGTCCCTAGAGGCAAACAAAACGTAGTGGAAGTCCTAGTAGATGCCATCAACAAACTGACGATTCAAACCATGGGGGAGGACAAAAAGTTTTTTGGAAGCTACATGGGAACCCTAATGATATTTTTATTATTTGCCAACCTACTAGGACTATTAGGTCTTAGGCCGCCAACAGCGGATATTAACACAACCTTTGCTTTAGCACTCCTAACCTTTATTATGATTCACTCTTTTGGAGTAAAGCGTAAAGGAGCAGGAACATATCTGAAGGGATTTTTAGAACCAATGCCCTTCTTGTTACCCTTAAACATTATAGGAGAGCTGGCTACACCTATATCTCTATCCTTCCGTTTATTTGGTAACATTGTAGGTGGCTTGATCATTATGTCATTACTCTATGGTGGCTTGATAGGATTAAGCAGCATGATAGGATTAGGGATTTTCCCTATATTCCAGGCCGGTATTCCTGTAGTATTTCACTTATACTTTGACGTCTTTGCAGGGGTCCTTCAAAGCTTTATTTTTGTTATGCTATCAATGGTATTTATTTCAATTGCGATGGATTAA
- the atpE gene encoding ATP synthase F0 subunit C, whose translation MENTNFIMQFLEWLMSFDRRALILAASALGAGLAMIAGIGPGVGQGYAAGKGAEAVSYNPKSGRQATMIMLLGAAVAETSGILSLVIALIMLFANPLVNIQGAAIIVAASAIGAGLSMIAGIGPGIGQGYAAGKGTEMVGKRPKHQSAVVRTMFLGQAVAQTTGIYAMIIALILMFANPLVGLL comes from the coding sequence TTGGAAAACACAAACTTTATTATGCAGTTTTTAGAATGGCTTATGTCCTTTGATCGAAGGGCCTTGATTTTAGCGGCATCTGCCTTAGGCGCAGGTCTAGCTATGATAGCAGGAATTGGTCCAGGAGTGGGTCAAGGCTATGCCGCCGGCAAGGGGGCTGAAGCTGTAAGCTACAACCCTAAAAGTGGAAGGCAGGCAACTATGATTATGCTGTTGGGGGCCGCTGTAGCTGAAACCTCTGGAATCCTATCTCTGGTTATTGCTTTGATTATGCTGTTTGCTAATCCTTTGGTAAACATACAGGGAGCAGCTATCATTGTGGCAGCATCTGCCATCGGTGCTGGTCTTTCTATGATCGCCGGCATAGGACCTGGAATAGGTCAGGGTTATGCTGCCGGTAAAGGGACAGAAATGGTAGGTAAAAGACCTAAGCATCAATCAGCAGTAGTAAGAACCATGTTTTTAGGTCAAGCGGTGGCTCAAACAACGGGAATCTATGCCATGATTATAGCTTTGATTCTTATGTTTGCAAATCCCCTTGTAGGACTACTATAA
- the atpE gene encoding ATP synthase F0 subunit C, with the protein MEPITGRALVLAASAIGAGLAMIAGIGPGIGQGYAAGKGAEGVGRQPEAQGDIVRTMLLGAAVAETTGIYGLIIALILLFANPLINLL; encoded by the coding sequence ATGGAACCAATTACAGGTAGAGCATTAGTGTTAGCAGCTTCAGCTATAGGTGCAGGATTAGCGATGATCGCAGGTATTGGACCTGGAATAGGACAAGGATACGCTGCTGGTAAAGGTGCAGAAGGTGTTGGAAGACAACCAGAAGCTCAAGGTGATATCGTAAGAACTATGCTTTTAGGTGCTGCTGTTGCTGAGACAACTGGTATTTACGGTTTGATTATTGCGTTAATTTTACTATTTGCAAACCCACTAATCAACCTATTATAG
- the atpF gene encoding F0F1 ATP synthase subunit B translates to MHQGLVEFSWTFFFQLVNTLIIFIVLRRFLFKPATEFMDNRTKGIESALEDAANKNKEVEALKAQYEGKLADIKEERNEIIREATKRAEERSDEIIKTAEMEAQKVIDRGRQDIERERQKAVNELKDQISTLAIMAASKVIEEELNQTTHQKMVEEFIKEVGETQWQN, encoded by the coding sequence ATGCATCAAGGATTAGTGGAATTTAGTTGGACCTTTTTCTTTCAGTTAGTTAATACACTGATTATCTTCATTGTCCTGAGACGTTTTTTATTTAAGCCGGCTACAGAGTTCATGGATAATAGAACAAAGGGTATAGAAAGTGCCCTTGAGGATGCAGCCAATAAGAATAAAGAGGTTGAAGCCTTAAAGGCTCAGTATGAAGGTAAGTTAGCTGATATAAAGGAAGAAAGAAACGAAATCATTCGAGAAGCTACAAAACGTGCTGAAGAAAGAAGCGATGAAATCATAAAGACTGCAGAAATGGAGGCCCAAAAGGTTATTGATAGGGGTCGTCAGGACATTGAAAGAGAAAGACAAAAAGCAGTAAATGAATTAAAGGATCAAATCTCTACATTGGCAATTATGGCGGCTTCTAAAGTGATTGAAGAAGAACTAAATCAAACAACCCATCAAAAGATGGTTGAAGAATTTATAAAAGAGGTAGGGGAAACACAATGGCAGAATTAG